A window of Aquitalea denitrificans contains these coding sequences:
- a CDS encoding phospholipase D-like domain-containing protein, whose product MRSDTTTALSQDFVRQLADQAFSRSAGAPLIAGNQLALLYDSTDNFPAWRQAIAGAEESVFIEMYIVANDRFGREIRQLLIEKATAGVRVCLLYDWLGCWKPWLSGFFRPLLAAGAEVRAYNPPTLTGGLSLLGRNHRKLIVVDRQEAFISGLCISSSWEGRPEAGIAPWRDTGLSLRGPLVREALAAFADSWASCGQALETSWLADAAPTECGTIAARLIATTPSTAHMMRLDLLIASFARRTLWLTDAYFMGTSTYLSALKQAARDGVDVRLLVPRSSDIRWIATVSRTMYRPLLEAGVRVFEWNGPMIHAKTAVADGRWARIGSTNLNISSWLANREIDVAIEDESVAGKLAARFLQDLEQSTEVVLSGHKRTPVLTHPRQRQQASLRFPNAGHAARSGASAAARQAARIGDALGAVVRGTRSIDSSEATAFLTIGLSLLIFAVLAALFPWLVAGPLVFLLTLSGGAIVLKALGLYRRRNEKKQQSAATKNNLKPPAPPTT is encoded by the coding sequence ATGCGTAGCGATACCACTACAGCACTCAGCCAGGATTTCGTACGCCAGCTGGCCGACCAGGCCTTCTCGCGCTCGGCCGGGGCACCGCTGATTGCCGGCAATCAGCTTGCGCTGCTGTATGACAGCACCGATAACTTCCCGGCCTGGCGGCAGGCCATTGCCGGGGCGGAAGAATCGGTGTTCATCGAGATGTATATCGTGGCCAATGATCGCTTTGGCCGCGAGATCCGCCAGTTACTGATCGAAAAAGCCACTGCCGGCGTCAGGGTATGCCTGCTGTATGACTGGCTGGGCTGCTGGAAGCCCTGGCTTTCCGGTTTCTTCCGTCCACTTCTGGCAGCCGGTGCAGAAGTGCGCGCCTATAATCCCCCCACGCTGACCGGCGGGCTTAGCCTGCTGGGGCGCAACCATCGTAAGCTTATCGTGGTGGACCGGCAGGAGGCCTTCATTTCCGGCCTGTGCATCAGCTCCAGCTGGGAAGGCCGACCAGAAGCCGGCATTGCCCCCTGGCGTGACACGGGCCTGTCGCTGCGCGGCCCCCTGGTACGCGAAGCACTGGCAGCCTTTGCCGATAGTTGGGCCAGTTGCGGGCAAGCGTTGGAGACTAGCTGGCTGGCAGATGCCGCACCGACCGAATGCGGCACTATCGCCGCCCGCTTGATTGCCACCACCCCTTCCACCGCCCACATGATGCGGCTGGATTTGCTGATTGCCAGTTTTGCCCGCCGCACCCTGTGGCTGACCGATGCCTATTTCATGGGTACCAGCACCTATCTGTCCGCACTGAAGCAGGCGGCGCGCGATGGCGTTGATGTGCGCCTGCTGGTGCCGCGCTCCAGTGATATCCGCTGGATTGCCACCGTGTCGCGCACCATGTACCGGCCGCTGCTGGAGGCTGGCGTGCGAGTGTTCGAGTGGAACGGGCCGATGATTCATGCCAAGACAGCGGTGGCCGATGGCCGTTGGGCACGGATCGGCTCCACCAACCTGAACATTTCCAGCTGGCTGGCCAATCGGGAAATCGATGTGGCCATCGAGGACGAAAGCGTGGCCGGCAAGCTGGCAGCCCGTTTCTTGCAGGATCTGGAACAGTCTACCGAAGTGGTGCTCAGCGGCCATAAACGCACGCCGGTGTTGACGCACCCGCGCCAGCGCCAGCAGGCTTCCCTGCGTTTTCCCAATGCCGGTCATGCAGCACGTAGCGGTGCCAGTGCCGCCGCTCGCCAGGCCGCACGTATTGGCGATGCACTGGGCGCAGTGGTACGTGGTACCCGCAGCATAGACAGCAGCGAGGCCACGGCCTTTCTCACCATCGGACTGAGCCTGTTGATCTTCGCCGTACTGGCGGCCCTGTTTCCCTGGCTGGTGGCCGGCCCGCTGGTTTTCCTGCTCACGCTCAGTGGCGGTGCCATCGTATTGAAGGCACTGGGTCTGTATCGCCGGCGCAATGAAAAAAAACAACAGTCGGCGGCAACAAAAAATAATCTCAAACCGCCAGCGCCACCAACAACCTAA
- the gltB gene encoding glutamate synthase large subunit, producing MDRQRWLQGTLYHPDFEQDSCGFGLITQLDDKPSHWLVETAISSLAKLTHRGAVAADGKSGDGCGLLFRKPDGFLREVAAEADIALKAVYAAGLVFHHPDSEIGDRSLRRLKEFLEAQQLEVAGFRMVPTDVSACGEAALASLPAISQVFVNCPFGMDELTFQRRLYMGRRQAEKANKVDDPAFYLPTLSPHTLSYKGLVTPENLPKFFLDLNDPRFESSLAVFHQRFSTNTWPQWKLAQPFRFLAHNGEINTVQGNRYWARARERIMASPHLDMDAVRPIVQTDGSDSMSLDNMLEGLLMGGIPLFRALRLLVPPAWQNVDSTDKDLRAFYEYNSMHMEPWDGPAGIVLTDGRYAACMLDRNGLRPARWVLTRDNILTIASEVGVWDYKPEDVVRKGRVKPGQLFAADLATGELLMPEDIDAMLKSAKPYRQWIKDSAKYLELSIEDDAGIEAMGKDELTRLQKLYNFSYEERDQILRVLAEDGQEAVGSMGDDTPMAVLSQKVRSPFDYLRQQFAQVTNPPIDPIREAVVMSLNSVFGPERNMFEESAEHAKRLEVRSPVLSHEKFIRVTTRPEPYLKATTFDLCYDPNESSLQQAIEKLCQHVIEAVNEGTVIVVLSDRIITQGRLPIHALFATGAVHHALIETGLRCKTNILLETGTVRDAHQMACVIGYGATAVYPYLAYQSIIDLVNSGVVNCKINEALQHYRKGINKGLLKVLSKMGISTIASYRGAQLFEAVGIHKDVVDLCLKGTVSRVSGASFEDFEDDQQQLLRFAFNPMRQISQGGLLKYVHGEEYHAYNPDVVQLLQKAVQNDDYQAYQQYADTVNTRPVSMLRDLMKVKLAEQPISVDEVEPIEAILKRFDSAGMSLGALSPEAHEALATAMNRLGGRSNSGEGGEDASRYGTERMSKIKQVASGRFGVTPHYLVNAEVLQIKVAQGAKPGEGGQLPGDKVTGLIARLRHAKEGISLISPPPHHDIYSIEDLAQLIFDLKQVNPTALVSVKLVAEPGVGTIAAGVAKAYADLITISGYDGGTGASPLTSVKYAGSPWELGLSEAQQVLRANGLRGRVRVQTDGGLKTGLDVIKAAILGAESFGFGTGPMVALGCKYLRICHLNNCATGVATQEIKLRSKYFLGLPEMVMNYFLFIARETREWMAKLGVRSMEELIGRMDLMELLEGETAKQGKLDLSPLLSQGTVPDDVPRFCISDSNPSFDKGELAEQILADALPAIHNKQMLELSYPIENIHRSIGARLSGEIARVHGAAGLPFGCLKVKFNGSAGQSFGVWNASGLHLELEGDANDYVGKGMAGGRVTIYPPKNAAYESGEAIIIGNTCLYGATGGQLFAAGVAGERFGVRNSGALAVIEGAGDHCCEYMTGGTVIVLGETGYNFGAGMTGGFAFVYDPGERFAYRYNNELVDIHLINGEAMGMYRAFLLEKIAKHVELTGSETGRAMLQNFDDYVDYFWLVKPKAATLDSLLKD from the coding sequence ATGGACAGACAGCGCTGGTTGCAGGGTACCCTGTACCACCCGGATTTCGAGCAGGACAGCTGCGGATTCGGCCTTATCACCCAACTGGACGACAAACCCAGCCACTGGCTGGTGGAAACCGCTATCTCCTCGCTGGCCAAACTGACCCACCGTGGAGCGGTGGCGGCAGATGGCAAGTCGGGCGACGGCTGTGGCTTGCTGTTTCGCAAGCCGGATGGCTTCCTGCGGGAAGTTGCGGCCGAGGCCGATATTGCCCTGAAGGCAGTGTACGCCGCAGGTCTGGTTTTCCACCACCCCGACAGTGAAATTGGCGATCGCAGCCTGCGTCGCCTGAAAGAGTTTCTGGAAGCCCAGCAACTGGAAGTGGCCGGTTTCCGCATGGTGCCGACTGATGTCAGCGCCTGTGGCGAAGCCGCACTGGCCAGCTTGCCTGCCATTTCCCAAGTCTTTGTTAACTGTCCTTTCGGCATGGACGAGCTGACTTTCCAGCGCCGTCTGTACATGGGCCGTCGTCAGGCGGAAAAAGCCAACAAGGTGGACGACCCGGCGTTCTATCTGCCGACACTGTCGCCGCATACCTTGTCCTACAAGGGCTTGGTAACGCCGGAAAACCTGCCCAAGTTCTTCCTGGACCTGAACGACCCGCGTTTCGAGTCCAGCCTGGCGGTATTCCACCAGCGCTTCTCCACCAATACCTGGCCGCAGTGGAAGCTGGCACAGCCCTTCCGCTTCCTGGCGCACAACGGTGAAATCAACACCGTGCAGGGCAACCGTTACTGGGCACGTGCCCGCGAGCGCATCATGGCCTCGCCGCACCTCGATATGGACGCGGTGCGTCCCATCGTGCAGACCGACGGTTCGGACTCCATGAGCCTGGACAATATGCTGGAAGGCCTGCTGATGGGCGGCATTCCGCTGTTCCGCGCGTTGCGCCTCTTGGTGCCGCCGGCCTGGCAGAACGTCGACTCCACCGACAAGGACCTGCGCGCCTTCTACGAATACAACTCCATGCACATGGAGCCGTGGGACGGCCCGGCCGGCATCGTGCTGACCGATGGCCGCTACGCCGCCTGTATGCTGGACCGCAACGGCCTGCGCCCGGCACGTTGGGTACTGACCCGCGACAATATCCTGACCATCGCCTCCGAAGTAGGCGTGTGGGACTACAAGCCGGAAGACGTAGTGCGCAAGGGCCGGGTGAAGCCGGGCCAGCTGTTTGCTGCCGATCTGGCTACCGGCGAGCTGCTGATGCCGGAAGACATCGACGCCATGCTCAAGAGCGCCAAACCGTATCGTCAGTGGATCAAGGACAGCGCCAAGTATCTGGAGCTGTCGATCGAGGACGACGCCGGTATTGAAGCCATGGGCAAGGATGAGCTGACCCGTCTGCAAAAGCTGTACAACTTCAGCTATGAAGAGCGCGACCAGATCCTGCGCGTATTGGCTGAAGACGGCCAGGAAGCCGTCGGCTCCATGGGCGATGACACCCCGATGGCGGTGCTCAGCCAGAAAGTACGCTCGCCGTTTGACTACCTGCGCCAGCAATTTGCCCAGGTGACCAACCCGCCGATCGACCCCATCCGCGAAGCGGTGGTGATGTCGCTCAACAGCGTGTTTGGCCCGGAACGCAATATGTTCGAAGAGAGCGCCGAGCACGCCAAGCGTCTGGAAGTGCGCTCGCCGGTGTTGTCGCACGAAAAATTCATCCGCGTCACCACCCGTCCGGAACCGTATCTGAAGGCCACCACCTTCGACCTGTGCTACGACCCGAACGAAAGCTCGCTGCAACAGGCGATTGAAAAGCTGTGCCAGCACGTGATCGAAGCGGTCAACGAAGGCACGGTGATCGTAGTGCTGTCCGACCGCATCATCACCCAGGGCCGTCTGCCTATCCACGCCCTGTTTGCCACCGGCGCGGTACACCATGCGCTGATTGAAACCGGCCTGCGCTGCAAGACCAACATCTTGCTGGAAACCGGCACCGTGCGTGATGCGCACCAGATGGCCTGTGTCATCGGCTACGGTGCTACCGCGGTTTATCCCTACCTGGCCTACCAGAGCATCATCGATCTGGTGAACAGCGGCGTGGTCAATTGCAAGATCAACGAAGCGCTGCAGCACTATCGCAAGGGCATCAACAAGGGCCTGCTGAAAGTACTGTCCAAGATGGGTATTTCCACCATCGCCTCCTATCGTGGTGCCCAGCTGTTTGAAGCGGTCGGCATTCACAAGGACGTGGTCGATCTCTGCCTGAAGGGCACGGTATCGCGCGTATCCGGTGCCAGTTTCGAGGACTTCGAAGACGACCAGCAACAACTGCTGCGTTTCGCCTTCAACCCGATGCGCCAGATTTCGCAAGGCGGTCTGCTCAAGTACGTGCATGGCGAGGAATACCACGCCTACAACCCGGACGTGGTGCAGCTGCTGCAAAAAGCGGTACAGAACGACGACTACCAGGCCTACCAGCAATACGCCGACACGGTGAACACCCGTCCGGTGTCCATGCTGCGCGACCTGATGAAGGTGAAACTGGCCGAGCAGCCGATTTCCGTCGACGAAGTCGAGCCGATCGAAGCCATTCTCAAGCGGTTTGACTCCGCCGGCATGTCGCTGGGCGCGCTGTCGCCGGAAGCCCACGAGGCACTGGCAACCGCCATGAACCGTCTGGGTGGCCGTTCCAACTCCGGTGAAGGTGGTGAAGATGCTTCGCGCTATGGCACCGAGCGCATGTCCAAGATCAAGCAAGTGGCCTCTGGCCGCTTCGGTGTCACCCCGCATTATCTGGTGAACGCTGAAGTGCTGCAGATCAAGGTAGCCCAGGGCGCCAAGCCGGGCGAGGGCGGCCAGCTGCCGGGCGATAAGGTCACCGGCCTGATTGCCCGCCTGCGTCACGCCAAGGAAGGCATCAGCCTGATTTCGCCGCCGCCGCACCATGATATTTACTCTATTGAAGACCTGGCCCAGTTGATCTTCGACCTGAAGCAGGTCAACCCGACCGCGCTGGTGTCGGTCAAACTGGTGGCCGAGCCGGGCGTGGGCACCATTGCCGCCGGCGTGGCCAAGGCCTATGCCGACCTGATCACCATCTCCGGTTACGACGGTGGTACCGGTGCCTCGCCGCTCACCTCGGTGAAATACGCCGGCTCGCCGTGGGAACTGGGCCTGTCCGAAGCCCAGCAAGTGCTGCGTGCCAACGGCCTGCGTGGCCGGGTACGGGTACAGACCGACGGTGGTCTGAAAACCGGTCTGGACGTGATCAAGGCAGCCATCCTCGGTGCGGAAAGCTTCGGCTTCGGTACCGGCCCGATGGTGGCGCTGGGCTGCAAATACCTGCGTATCTGCCACCTGAACAACTGCGCCACCGGCGTGGCCACCCAGGAAATCAAGCTGCGCTCCAAGTACTTCCTTGGCCTGCCGGAAATGGTGATGAACTACTTCCTGTTCATCGCCCGCGAAACCCGCGAATGGATGGCCAAGCTGGGCGTGCGCAGCATGGAAGAGCTGATCGGCCGCATGGACCTGATGGAACTGCTGGAAGGCGAAACCGCCAAGCAAGGCAAGCTGGACCTGTCGCCGCTGCTGTCGCAAGGCACGGTGCCGGACGATGTGCCGCGCTTCTGCATCAGCGACAGCAACCCGTCCTTCGACAAGGGCGAGCTGGCCGAGCAGATCCTGGCCGATGCACTGCCTGCCATCCATAACAAGCAGATGCTGGAACTGTCCTACCCGATCGAGAACATCCATCGCTCCATCGGTGCCCGCCTGTCCGGCGAAATCGCCCGAGTACACGGCGCGGCAGGCCTGCCGTTTGGCTGCCTCAAGGTCAAGTTCAACGGCAGCGCCGGTCAGAGCTTTGGCGTATGGAACGCTTCCGGCCTGCACCTGGAACTGGAAGGCGATGCCAACGACTACGTCGGCAAGGGCATGGCTGGCGGTCGCGTCACCATCTACCCGCCGAAGAATGCGGCGTATGAAAGTGGCGAAGCCATCATCATCGGCAATACCTGCCTGTACGGTGCTACCGGTGGCCAGCTGTTTGCTGCCGGCGTGGCCGGCGAGCGTTTCGGCGTGCGTAACTCCGGCGCGCTGGCTGTTATCGAAGGTGCGGGCGACCACTGCTGCGAATACATGACCGGCGGTACTGTCATCGTGCTGGGCGAAACCGGCTACAACTTCGGTGCCGGCATGACTGGTGGCTTTGCCTTTGTCTACGACCCGGGCGAGCGCTTTGCCTACCGCTACAACAATGAACTGGTCGACATTCACCTGATCAACGGCGAAGCAATGGGCATGTACCGTGCCTTCCTGCTGGAGAAGATTGCCAAGCATGTCGAGCTGACCGGCTCCGAAACCGGCCGCGCCATGTTGCAGAACTTCGACGACTACGTGGACTACTTCTGGCTGGTGAAGCCGAAGGCCGCCACGCTGGACAGCCTGCTCAAGGATTGA
- a CDS encoding four helix bundle protein produces MDKPHKQLHAWQESMNLAQLIYQLTASFPAEEKFGLTAQLRRAAVSIPSNIAEGAARSTTRDYVHFLVVARGSLSEMDTQLELAVRLGYLPQQHSGIPALNKTGKLLSALISSLRNKLKD; encoded by the coding sequence GTGGACAAGCCGCACAAGCAGCTACACGCCTGGCAGGAAAGTATGAATTTGGCACAGTTGATTTATCAATTGACCGCCAGCTTTCCTGCCGAAGAAAAGTTCGGCCTGACAGCCCAGCTTAGGCGCGCAGCAGTGTCCATTCCCTCCAATATTGCTGAAGGGGCCGCACGCAGTACCACCAGAGACTATGTCCATTTTCTGGTTGTGGCGCGTGGCTCACTCAGTGAGATGGATACACAGCTGGAATTGGCAGTCCGCCTTGGCTATCTCCCACAGCAACATTCAGGAATCCCGGCACTCAACAAAACCGGAAAGCTGCTTTCTGCATTGATCAGCAGTTTGCGAAACAAATTGAAAGATTAA